One Tolypothrix bouteillei VB521301 DNA window includes the following coding sequences:
- a CDS encoding beta/gamma crystallin-related protein, with protein MAAVTLFEDVNFGGASISIESDTPRLSQIDDGWHNRVSSIQVHSGIWEFCTDRDFGGLGILLQAGNYSDVKKLNLVLNDTVSSARVMVG; from the coding sequence ATGGCTGCAGTCACATTGTTTGAGGATGTCAATTTTGGTGGCGCTTCAATATCTATTGAAAGTGATACACCTCGACTGTCACAGATAGACGATGGCTGGCATAACAGAGTTTCGTCAATTCAAGTCCATAGTGGTATATGGGAATTTTGTACGGATCGAGATTTTGGTGGTTTAGGCATTTTATTGCAAGCCGGAAATTATTCTGATGTTAAAAAGCTAAATCTTGTCTTAAATGATACTGTCTCTTCTGCAAGAGTTATGGTTGGATAA
- a CDS encoding aldo/keto reductase produces the protein MKYRRFGKTNLCLSVFSLGTMRYLSAPENAWQTIQKAITLGINHLETARGYGKSEEYLGGAIALGLPVPRSQVYITTKIPPTPDAETMRRYIDESLKKLNLDYLDCLGIHGLNTWEHLDWIKTKGGCMEAIREAKDDGRVRHIGFSTHAPVEIILNTIDTDFFEFVNLHYYYFFQRNALAIEKAYKKDMGIFIISPTDKGGRLYTPPQLLKDLCHPFSPMELNYRFLLSDTRITTLTVGPSNSKELEEPLLVSDRDEPLTLEEIETFQRLEEYQKSALGTDRCSQCYKCLPCPENINIPEVLRLRNLAVAYDMKDFGQYRYRMFENAGHWFPGMKASRCTECGECLPRCPENLDIPALLKDTHSKLNGASGRRLWE, from the coding sequence ATGAAGTACCGACGCTTTGGAAAAACAAATCTGTGCTTGTCTGTCTTTTCTTTGGGGACAATGCGCTATCTGTCTGCGCCTGAAAATGCATGGCAAACTATCCAAAAAGCTATAACCTTGGGGATAAATCATTTAGAGACGGCTAGAGGTTACGGTAAGAGTGAGGAATATCTTGGTGGTGCAATCGCTCTTGGTTTGCCAGTTCCTCGTTCTCAGGTGTATATTACTACAAAAATACCACCTACACCAGATGCTGAGACAATGCGTCGGTATATTGATGAATCCCTCAAAAAGTTGAATCTCGACTATCTTGATTGCCTTGGAATTCACGGCTTGAACACTTGGGAACATCTCGACTGGATAAAAACCAAGGGGGGCTGCATGGAGGCAATACGGGAAGCCAAGGATGATGGTAGAGTACGGCATATTGGCTTTTCTACTCACGCACCCGTAGAAATTATTTTAAACACAATAGATACAGATTTTTTTGAATTTGTCAATCTGCATTACTACTATTTTTTCCAACGCAATGCTTTAGCCATTGAGAAGGCTTATAAAAAAGACATGGGGATATTTATTATTTCCCCTACAGATAAGGGAGGACGCCTGTATACGCCACCTCAACTGTTGAAAGATTTGTGTCATCCCTTTTCACCGATGGAGTTAAACTACAGATTTTTGCTAAGCGACACCCGAATTACCACCCTCACCGTGGGACCTTCAAACTCAAAGGAGTTAGAGGAACCGTTGCTCGTTAGCGATCGCGATGAACCGCTAACACTAGAAGAAATAGAGACTTTTCAACGCTTAGAAGAGTACCAAAAATCTGCTTTAGGAACAGATAGATGCAGCCAATGCTATAAATGTTTGCCTTGTCCTGAGAACATTAACATACCAGAAGTGCTTCGGTTACGCAATCTCGCCGTAGCATATGATATGAAAGATTTCGGGCAATACCGCTATCGAATGTTTGAAAATGCCGGTCATTGGTTTCCTGGGATGAAAGCTAGTCGCTGTACGGAATGTGGTGAGTGTTTGCCTAGGTGTCCGGAAAATTTAGATATTCCTGCTTTGTTAAAAGATACTCATAGTAAATTAAATGGAGCTTCCGGTCGGCGATTGTGGGAGTAG
- a CDS encoding bifunctional nuclease family protein translates to MIEMKVAGIALDAITRSPIVLLKDSSDRRALPIYIGQEQARAIMGALENQKPPRPLTHDLIVNILETWNMTLDRVIIHSLQKDTFYAALIIKQGEVKKEIDARPSDAIAIALRTNTPIWVMEEVIADASIPVDRDADEAEQQAFREFVSNLRPEDLIKRFGSSET, encoded by the coding sequence ATGATTGAGATGAAAGTCGCTGGCATAGCATTAGATGCCATAACCCGCAGCCCAATTGTACTTCTGAAGGATTCTTCAGATCGCCGCGCACTACCAATTTATATCGGTCAGGAGCAGGCAAGAGCAATTATGGGCGCACTGGAGAATCAAAAGCCTCCAAGACCCTTAACCCATGACCTAATTGTGAACATTTTAGAGACATGGAATATGACTTTAGATCGCGTTATTATTCATTCGTTGCAGAAAGACACATTCTATGCAGCTCTCATCATCAAACAAGGTGAGGTGAAAAAAGAAATTGACGCACGCCCAAGTGATGCGATCGCGATCGCTTTACGTACAAATACTCCGATTTGGGTTATGGAAGAAGTCATAGCTGATGCTTCCATCCCTGTAGATAGAGATGCTGATGAAGCCGAGCAACAAGCATTTCGAGAATTTGTCTCCAATCTTAGACCGGAGGATTTGATTAAACGTTTTGGTAGTAGCGAAACCTAG
- a CDS encoding riboflavin synthase: protein MFTGLIQSLGTIKPQGGHSWQITSVKQLSNAIMQDLALGDSIAVDGICLTVEEILKDGFIATASPETLRRTTLGQEQTQQRYVNLEASLRVGSKVGGHFVMGHVDGMGQLLAAEQTGTSWEMTLTAPQAIARYIVPKGSIAVNGISLTVADYQPDTTQFTVAVIPVTYAETNLRYLNPGSWVNLEGDILGKYVEKFLSLGNQDAQPTTDNKLDGITPSFLAEHGYM, encoded by the coding sequence GTGTTTACAGGATTAATCCAGTCGTTAGGAACAATAAAACCTCAGGGGGGGCATTCTTGGCAGATTACTTCTGTCAAGCAGTTATCTAATGCCATTATGCAAGATTTAGCGCTTGGTGACAGTATTGCAGTAGACGGCATCTGCCTAACGGTAGAAGAAATTCTGAAAGATGGATTTATTGCTACTGCTTCACCAGAAACCCTGCGCCGCACTACCTTAGGACAAGAGCAAACACAACAGAGGTACGTTAACTTAGAAGCGTCATTACGCGTGGGAAGTAAGGTAGGCGGTCATTTTGTGATGGGACACGTGGACGGAATGGGTCAATTGTTAGCTGCCGAACAAACAGGCACCTCTTGGGAAATGACGTTAACAGCACCACAAGCGATCGCCCGCTATATCGTTCCCAAAGGTAGTATAGCAGTCAATGGCATTAGCCTCACCGTTGCCGATTATCAGCCAGACACAACGCAATTCACAGTCGCCGTCATTCCCGTAACTTATGCCGAAACCAATCTCCGATACTTAAACCCAGGCAGTTGGGTAAATTTAGAAGGGGATATTTTAGGTAAATACGTCGAAAAATTTCTTTCTCTTGGCAATCAAGACGCGCAACCAACCACCGACAATAAACTTGATGGCATTACGCCCTCCTTCTTAGCAGAACACGGGTATATGTAA
- a CDS encoding M23 family metallopeptidase → MTQRNNSALDRWDKSEQRPLSKKRFASTLPAQSISLLGSLSLLSSGGLVFAQTESAVDNLVPTIETPQAAPNPVRRSRSGENSSAPAPEASREQPEFSQRRARLRQRLSRSKSSNPAVVIRQSKPQNVSEPVVSVRRSRPEVEISVPSETARQLRTRLKTPRIAPAITREEKPQVETSRSRVSVAGDAKSQPEVSRQSYSSAARVQSTDKDYNNTYIDPTDYSAGATERYEAPDSVVITERSADKASVANALHGRTGTPSWLSRSQRATLATVPSLERSTTRANRSFVRNAPRVTSGVVSNHFLRNSSRMASASVPQSTVRRNRFIPNDFTPSTTVSSTPVTPNGGTLLPPVTAENVSPRESTVVYDIPLATTLPQIAYSGVYAAGRVPYNGSGLMFPLSIPAPITSLFGWRTHPITGDRRFHAGTDLGAAMGTPVVAAQSGLVEIADYMGGYGLTVVLNHDNAQQTLYGHMSQILVRPGQQVEQGTVIGRVGSTGNSTGPHLHFEVRQLTPQGWVATNPGAQLEYALGLLVQSLQTAQATQQPGS, encoded by the coding sequence ATGACGCAGCGCAATAACTCTGCCCTTGACCGTTGGGATAAATCGGAACAACGACCCTTGTCGAAAAAACGTTTTGCGTCCACACTCCCCGCACAAAGTATTAGTTTGCTGGGTAGCCTGAGTTTGCTAAGCAGTGGCGGTTTGGTTTTTGCCCAAACTGAATCTGCAGTGGATAATCTTGTTCCCACTATTGAAACACCGCAAGCAGCACCAAATCCAGTCCGAAGAAGTAGATCTGGAGAAAATTCAAGTGCGCCCGCACCAGAAGCATCTCGAGAGCAACCGGAATTTTCTCAACGCAGAGCTAGACTCAGACAAAGATTATCTCGGTCAAAATCTTCTAACCCCGCAGTTGTTATCAGACAATCCAAACCTCAAAATGTTTCCGAACCTGTAGTCTCTGTAAGAAGGTCAAGACCTGAGGTCGAGATTTCTGTACCTTCAGAAACAGCCAGACAACTCAGAACAAGGTTAAAAACTCCACGGATTGCTCCTGCTATTACCAGAGAAGAAAAGCCTCAAGTAGAAACTTCCCGATCGCGGGTATCTGTTGCAGGAGACGCAAAATCCCAACCAGAGGTTTCCCGGCAAAGTTATTCTTCTGCGGCTAGAGTTCAATCTACTGATAAAGATTACAACAATACTTATATTGACCCTACCGATTACAGTGCTGGTGCTACAGAAAGATATGAAGCACCAGATTCTGTGGTGATAACCGAACGTTCTGCTGATAAAGCCTCTGTTGCCAATGCTTTACACGGGCGCACTGGGACACCAAGTTGGCTCAGTAGAAGTCAAAGAGCCACTTTAGCAACCGTACCTTCTCTTGAGCGGAGTACAACTAGGGCAAACCGCTCTTTTGTACGTAACGCTCCAAGAGTAACCTCTGGCGTGGTAAGCAACCACTTCTTACGTAATTCTTCTAGAATGGCTTCGGCTAGTGTGCCGCAAAGCACCGTTAGGCGCAATCGTTTTATCCCTAATGATTTCACTCCTAGCACGACGGTTAGTTCTACGCCTGTTACTCCAAATGGTGGTACCTTGCTTCCACCCGTGACTGCAGAAAATGTTTCCCCTCGGGAAAGCACTGTGGTTTATGACATTCCACTAGCAACAACGTTGCCACAAATTGCTTACAGTGGCGTGTATGCTGCAGGTCGGGTTCCCTATAACGGTTCGGGTTTGATGTTCCCTCTTTCTATCCCCGCCCCAATTACTTCTCTGTTTGGTTGGCGAACTCACCCAATTACAGGAGATCGTCGTTTTCATGCGGGTACAGACTTGGGTGCAGCGATGGGAACACCTGTTGTAGCAGCACAATCTGGCTTGGTGGAGATTGCTGACTACATGGGTGGTTATGGTTTAACAGTTGTACTCAATCACGACAACGCCCAACAAACTTTGTACGGTCACATGTCACAAATTCTTGTTCGACCCGGTCAACAGGTGGAACAGGGAACTGTGATTGGACGAGTTGGTAGTACTGGTAACTCTACGGGTCCTCACTTGCATTTTGAGGTGCGTCAGCTAACACCACAAGGATGGGTTGCGACTAACCCAGGTGCCCAATTAGAGTACGCCCTGGGTCTATTGGTTCAATCTTTACAAACGGCTCAAGCTACACAGCAACCAGGGAGCTAA
- a CDS encoding biotin--[acetyl-CoA-carboxylase] ligase: protein MKLDKHKLEIALQAGRKGTNLPFSLHLVETVSSTNQILWNLLNQGAKPGCTVIATQQTAGRGQWGRQWISDDGGLYLSIALAPKLNVTNGYQLTLATAWGIAKQLQQSGIPTQIKWPNDLVLNSRKLGGILTETKVQQGQIEQAVIGVGINWANPVPETGINLKTWQRLNDSQSIPTLEILAATVLIGIESGIHCLLAEGANILISRYLELLTNMGDRVHHNDIAGTIVGVTHEGALRVCMEESEFVTVKSREIYFQPGTISLGYDNFKG, encoded by the coding sequence ATGAAACTAGATAAACATAAGCTAGAAATTGCTCTACAAGCAGGGCGAAAAGGCACAAACCTACCGTTTTCGCTACACCTTGTTGAAACAGTGTCTTCAACCAATCAAATCTTGTGGAATTTGCTGAATCAAGGGGCTAAACCGGGATGCACGGTCATTGCTACCCAACAGACAGCAGGTAGGGGTCAATGGGGTCGCCAGTGGATCTCTGATGATGGAGGATTGTATCTTTCAATTGCGCTCGCACCCAAGCTGAATGTTACAAATGGTTACCAACTTACTCTGGCTACGGCTTGGGGAATTGCCAAACAATTGCAACAGAGCGGTATTCCCACCCAAATCAAATGGCCTAACGATTTAGTTTTAAACAGTCGCAAACTAGGTGGTATTTTAACGGAAACGAAAGTACAGCAAGGACAAATCGAGCAAGCTGTCATTGGAGTTGGCATAAATTGGGCAAACCCAGTCCCGGAAACTGGAATTAATTTAAAAACTTGGCAGAGGTTGAATGATTCCCAATCAATTCCAACTCTTGAAATTCTCGCTGCTACTGTTCTCATTGGAATAGAATCTGGGATACATTGTTTGTTGGCAGAAGGAGCCAATATATTAATATCTCGCTATCTAGAGTTACTGACCAATATGGGCGATCGGGTACATCATAATGATATTGCAGGCACTATAGTAGGCGTGACACATGAGGGTGCTCTTCGGGTATGCATGGAAGAAAGTGAATTTGTAACAGTAAAATCACGAGAAATTTACTTCCAGCCCGGTACAATCAGTTTGGGTTATGACAATTTTAAGGGCTAA
- the pgeF gene encoding peptidoglycan editing factor PgeF: protein MHAWNWHTWEGLPYLTCSLLEPWYHGFFTKQFSPSSPFEITKALHPEASVYRLKQVHGNVIFSPPEIEDWLAKSIINDGEDDSTFASGDGLISTEPSQAVWVATADCTPVLIADEKTGQVAAVHAGWRGTALKIVPQAISRLQAQGSKLENLRIAMGPAIAGEVYQVSEQVAAEVGASIIPYNDEKAILDALQEIPLSPVLPDLEPGRVRLDVRRVNTLQMETLGISLEQIAIAPYCTYQTPEYFFSYRREHQKKVQWSGIVSKKS from the coding sequence ATGCACGCTTGGAACTGGCACACATGGGAAGGGCTACCATACCTAACCTGTAGTTTATTAGAACCTTGGTATCACGGCTTTTTTACCAAGCAGTTTTCACCTAGTTCTCCTTTTGAAATCACAAAGGCATTGCATCCAGAAGCATCAGTTTACCGCTTAAAACAGGTACACGGTAACGTTATTTTTTCGCCGCCAGAAATCGAAGATTGGTTGGCAAAATCCATAATAAATGACGGTGAAGACGATTCTACTTTTGCATCGGGAGACGGTTTAATTAGTACCGAGCCTTCACAAGCTGTATGGGTAGCTACGGCGGACTGTACGCCTGTACTGATTGCTGATGAGAAAACAGGACAGGTTGCTGCGGTTCATGCTGGTTGGCGTGGGACTGCGCTCAAGATAGTACCCCAAGCCATTAGTCGGTTGCAAGCACAAGGTAGTAAATTAGAAAATTTACGAATTGCCATGGGACCTGCGATCGCGGGAGAGGTTTACCAAGTTTCCGAACAAGTGGCAGCAGAAGTAGGAGCTAGTATTATACCATATAATGACGAAAAAGCAATTCTAGATGCACTGCAAGAGATACCGCTATCTCCCGTACTTCCAGATTTAGAACCAGGGCGAGTGCGATTGGATGTACGGCGAGTCAATACTTTACAGATGGAAACGTTAGGCATTAGTTTGGAACAAATAGCGATCGCACCTTATTGCACTTACCAAACTCCAGAGTATTTCTTTTCATATCGGCGAGAACACCAGAAAAAAGTGCAGTGGTCGGGGATTGTTAGTAAAAAGTCGTGA
- a CDS encoding helix-turn-helix transcriptional regulator codes for MSNSQQLQQEKPLLVDFKQERATEQIFSNPPLIASYHSGWDGIYFEHHQQPNNDTCEHCLTMHTISVALDNISSERWLDGKRKSEKQTQGTIAIIPVDIIHRCLWEENIEFMFVSVDPLLVKRLGMEISSLENIELIPHFATQQDPLILGILFSLKDELESKITGDSLYVEQLKTMLVIHLLKKYCVKNTQIVKYSDGLPKYKLRQVLEHIHSHLNSEIKLAELASLAGISQYYFCQLFKNSLGITPYQYVLQQRVEQAKQLLRNGQIAICDIALMCGFANQSHLTKHFRKITGMTPKDYQKH; via the coding sequence ATGAGCAACAGCCAGCAATTACAACAAGAAAAGCCTTTGCTTGTTGACTTTAAACAGGAAAGAGCTACCGAACAAATCTTTTCTAACCCGCCTCTAATTGCCAGTTACCATTCAGGTTGGGATGGGATATATTTTGAGCATCATCAACAACCTAATAACGATACCTGCGAGCATTGTCTGACAATGCATACTATCAGTGTTGCTTTAGATAATATATCATCAGAAAGATGGCTCGATGGAAAGAGAAAAAGCGAAAAACAAACGCAAGGAACTATTGCCATTATTCCAGTTGATATAATTCACCGCTGTTTGTGGGAAGAAAACATTGAATTTATGTTTGTGTCAGTTGACCCCTTGCTTGTTAAAAGATTGGGGATGGAAATCTCTAGCTTGGAAAATATTGAATTAATTCCTCACTTTGCTACTCAGCAAGATCCACTTATTCTCGGTATACTATTTTCTCTGAAAGACGAGCTAGAGTCAAAAATAACTGGAGATAGTTTGTATGTGGAGCAATTAAAAACAATGCTAGTTATTCATCTTCTCAAAAAGTATTGTGTTAAAAATACTCAAATAGTTAAATATTCGGATGGATTGCCAAAATATAAGTTGCGTCAAGTTCTTGAGCACATTCACAGCCATTTGAATTCAGAGATCAAATTAGCTGAATTAGCAAGCTTAGCAGGTATCAGCCAGTATTACTTTTGTCAGCTGTTTAAAAATTCTTTGGGTATAACTCCTTACCAATATGTACTTCAGCAAAGAGTGGAACAAGCAAAGCAGTTGTTACGGAACGGACAAATAGCAATCTGTGATATTGCTCTCATGTGTGGTTTCGCCAATCAAAGCCACTTGACCAAACACTTTCGCAAAATAACAGGGATGACTCCTAAAGATTATCAGAAGCATTGA
- a CDS encoding Crp/Fnr family transcriptional regulator, with product MDLLKLKSLPEDLRNAVMHYDLSKGETLFRQGEPASFFFTVETGRIQLVRYTSDDKVVTFQVAEPGNSLGEIALFSQTYPCSAVAEVASRAIAYPKELILSAIRANPELAEDFIAMLVQKIQDLKLRIELRDIRAAHKRLLRYLRYLAASEEQSIVSFDRPLKEIAADLGLTPETLSRALARLEREGKIARTRLQITLQQSSAA from the coding sequence ATGGATCTGTTGAAATTGAAGAGTTTGCCAGAAGATTTACGCAATGCTGTAATGCATTATGACTTATCAAAAGGAGAAACCCTATTCCGACAAGGAGAGCCAGCATCGTTTTTCTTTACTGTAGAAACAGGGCGTATCCAACTTGTTCGCTATACAAGCGACGATAAAGTTGTGACTTTCCAAGTTGCGGAACCTGGTAATAGTTTGGGTGAAATTGCTTTGTTTTCTCAGACCTACCCCTGTAGTGCAGTTGCAGAAGTGGCTTCTCGAGCGATCGCATATCCCAAAGAGCTTATATTATCAGCAATCCGCGCCAATCCTGAGTTAGCTGAAGATTTCATAGCAATGCTAGTACAGAAAATCCAAGATTTGAAATTGCGTATAGAATTGCGAGACATTCGAGCCGCTCACAAGAGATTGTTACGTTATCTTCGTTATTTAGCAGCGTCCGAGGAGCAAAGCATTGTCAGCTTTGACCGCCCCCTTAAAGAAATTGCTGCTGATTTGGGTCTAACACCCGAAACTCTATCACGAGCATTGGCTCGATTGGAACGGGAAGGTAAAATCGCACGTACCCGCCTGCAAATTACACTTCAGCAATCGTCAGCGGCTTGA
- a CDS encoding MarR family winged helix-turn-helix transcriptional regulator: MAEKPTQETLCYLIVQVCKAHRNEACKVLSDMGLHIGQEILLIHLWENDGLIQSDLAFKMQVEAPTLTKMLNRMEIVGLLQRRRDEEDARICRIYLTDAGRALQKPVQTAWNLLEERILANLTLEEQLLLRRLLLQVHNNLS; encoded by the coding sequence ATGGCTGAAAAACCAACGCAGGAAACCCTTTGCTACCTGATAGTACAAGTTTGCAAAGCTCACCGCAACGAAGCTTGTAAAGTTTTGAGTGACATGGGGCTGCATATTGGGCAAGAAATTTTGCTGATCCATTTGTGGGAAAACGACGGATTAATTCAATCCGATTTGGCTTTTAAGATGCAAGTAGAAGCTCCAACTCTCACGAAAATGCTCAATCGTATGGAAATAGTTGGTTTATTACAACGACGTAGGGATGAAGAAGATGCACGAATTTGCCGGATTTACTTGACGGACGCAGGAAGAGCGCTCCAAAAACCAGTCCAAACTGCTTGGAATCTTTTAGAAGAGCGCATTTTGGCTAATTTAACGCTAGAGGAGCAACTGCTGCTGCGACGGTTGCTTTTACAGGTTCACAACAACCTCAGCTAA
- a CDS encoding iron uptake porin: protein MRKLVKNVTGALACSYLILSQNAGLAETIPTQNGFESKRVRNTTKPTAKPITQIKPVVSQLPQRGEPPRSGASNPADRVNSVSQLRDVQPTDWAFQALQSLVERYGVIAGYPNGTFRGNRAMTRYEFAAGLNAALARIDELIAASTADLVSRDDLATLQRLQQEFSAELATLRGRVDALEAKTAEIEANQFSTTTKLTGQIVVGVNAGGFDGDRIIDATGQVLATENPNPTISYRAGIDFSTSFFGNDLLLVRIDTGSGTTINTGSGPVRGIDDAAGFLEPTFGSVLDFSVEPPTDADIGIARVSYTFQPFKDLRVSIGPDIRTTDYVDRNSYAYLSFRDFSTQAFTNNYLLFPISGPSSGAAIDWKPGGGAISVRALYAAAGASQPGNLNIQNVGDVLRGTASFIPLLYPVNPNRNFGDAGIFGDTYQGTVELEYAPSRKFALRLQYSGGEVLDNRYDVFGANFELALSSKFAIFGRYGYGNYDDTFVGDIKPNYWMAGVAFPDLFTRGALAGIAAGQPFIANEIGDSTQTNFEAFYNFPISYNIQVTPLIQVITNPSNQESNGTIVTGTLRTVLSF, encoded by the coding sequence ATGAGAAAGCTTGTCAAAAATGTTACGGGAGCGCTCGCTTGCTCTTACCTCATACTTTCCCAGAATGCCGGACTAGCCGAAACAATTCCAACCCAAAACGGTTTTGAATCAAAACGAGTTCGCAACACGACCAAACCGACAGCAAAACCCATTACTCAGATAAAGCCAGTTGTCAGCCAATTACCTCAACGGGGAGAACCCCCACGTTCTGGCGCTTCTAATCCAGCCGACCGAGTGAACTCAGTTAGCCAACTCAGGGACGTACAACCCACTGATTGGGCTTTTCAAGCACTCCAATCTTTAGTGGAGCGTTATGGAGTCATAGCAGGCTACCCCAATGGTACATTTCGGGGAAACCGTGCCATGACACGCTATGAATTTGCAGCTGGGTTAAATGCTGCCTTGGCAAGGATTGACGAACTAATTGCAGCAAGTACAGCAGATTTAGTTTCCCGTGATGACCTAGCAACTTTGCAAAGACTCCAACAAGAGTTTTCTGCGGAATTAGCAACATTGCGGGGACGAGTCGATGCGTTGGAAGCAAAGACGGCGGAAATAGAGGCTAATCAATTCTCCACAACCACAAAATTAACCGGTCAAATCGTCGTAGGAGTGAACGCAGGTGGATTTGATGGAGACCGCATTATCGATGCCACAGGCCAAGTCCTTGCTACTGAAAATCCAAACCCCACAATATCATATCGAGCCGGTATAGATTTCAGTACAAGTTTTTTTGGTAATGACTTGTTACTTGTTCGTATTGACACGGGTAGTGGCACAACTATCAACACGGGTAGCGGTCCAGTTAGAGGCATTGACGATGCTGCAGGGTTTTTAGAGCCAACCTTTGGTAGCGTCCTTGACTTTTCTGTTGAACCACCCACTGACGCTGACATTGGAATCGCAAGAGTATCTTACACTTTTCAACCGTTCAAAGACCTTAGAGTTTCTATCGGACCCGATATTCGCACAACTGACTATGTCGATCGCAACAGCTACGCTTACCTGAGTTTCCGCGACTTTAGCACTCAAGCATTCACAAATAATTATCTTCTCTTCCCTATTAGCGGTCCCTCATCGGGTGCAGCAATTGATTGGAAACCCGGTGGCGGAGCAATCTCAGTCAGAGCATTGTACGCAGCTGCTGGTGCATCCCAACCAGGCAATTTGAACATACAGAACGTTGGTGATGTTCTCAGAGGGACAGCATCCTTTATTCCCCTACTGTATCCGGTTAATCCCAATCGTAACTTTGGGGATGCTGGCATATTTGGTGACACATATCAAGGTACAGTTGAACTAGAATATGCTCCTTCCAGAAAATTTGCTTTACGCCTTCAGTACAGTGGTGGTGAAGTCTTAGATAACCGCTACGACGTGTTCGGAGCTAATTTTGAGTTAGCACTTTCATCAAAATTTGCCATATTTGGTCGTTATGGCTATGGAAACTACGACGACACCTTCGTTGGCGATATCAAACCCAACTACTGGATGGCTGGAGTTGCTTTTCCAGACTTATTTACTAGGGGTGCTTTAGCTGGTATCGCTGCAGGACAACCGTTCATTGCTAATGAGATTGGCGATTCCACTCAAACCAACTTTGAAGCGTTTTATAACTTTCCCATCAGTTACAACATCCAAGTGACGCCTTTGATTCAAGTGATTACCAATCCTTCAAACCAAGAGTCAAACGGTACGATCGTCACGGGGACGTTGCGAACGGTTCTTTCTTTTTAG
- a CDS encoding rubrerythrin family protein, whose protein sequence is MDLSNSNTAKNLADAFAGESMANRKYLFFAEVTRQLGMTELSKLFRETANQETEHAFAHFRLMHPELVVNDIASLTEEEKKAIAARCLELAIEGETYEYTIMYPGFTEAARADRDTKAAVEFEAQQVESREHAQIFRKAAHNFGLLTPIEQHHARQYTEALQSLDGVAPAQKATSGEPATQKWICRQCSMIYDPVVGDPDSGIAPGTPFEAIAEDWVCPICGATKKTFVPYEEVVAA, encoded by the coding sequence ATGGACTTATCCAACTCTAACACCGCAAAGAATTTAGCCGACGCTTTTGCTGGAGAATCAATGGCGAATCGGAAATATCTCTTTTTTGCAGAAGTGACCCGTCAGTTAGGAATGACGGAATTGTCAAAACTGTTTCGAGAAACAGCAAATCAAGAGACAGAACACGCTTTTGCTCATTTCAGGTTAATGCATCCAGAACTAGTGGTGAATGATATCGCTTCCTTAACTGAAGAGGAGAAAAAAGCAATCGCCGCCCGTTGTTTGGAACTAGCGATCGAAGGTGAAACCTACGAATATACAATTATGTATCCGGGCTTCACAGAAGCAGCACGTGCAGATCGAGACACGAAAGCTGCAGTCGAATTTGAAGCGCAGCAGGTAGAGTCTCGCGAACACGCTCAAATATTCCGTAAAGCAGCACACAACTTTGGATTGCTGACACCCATTGAACAGCATCATGCCCGTCAGTATACAGAAGCATTGCAATCTTTAGATGGAGTTGCACCCGCACAGAAAGCAACCAGTGGCGAGCCAGCTACCCAGAAATGGATTTGCCGTCAGTGTTCAATGATTTACGATCCTGTAGTCGGCGATCCTGATTCAGGAATTGCACCCGGTACACCTTTTGAGGCAATTGCTGAAGATTGGGTTTGTCCAATTTGTGGCGCTACAAAGAAAACCTTCGTTCCCTATGAAGAAGTTGTTGCAGCTTAA